CCTGGTGGCAGGGAGCCTTCCCCAGGATCCGGAGGTCTAGGTTGGGTATTCCCTCCCTATGGGGCACCCAAGGCTTCAGCCCTCCTAGGGGAGCCAGCACCTTGCACTCCTGGGAGATGGCATAGTTAGGTGGAAAAGTGACCTCCTTCTGAGTCTCTTTCAGCAGCTTCTTGAGATTGGTGTCATCAAAGGGTAGACGGGCGACCACTAGAGTGTAGAGGATGACGCCCATGCTCCAGGTGTCAGACAGGAAGGGGTTGTAGGGCAGGCCAAGCAAGATCTCCGGGCAGGCATAAGCAAAGCTGCCGCAGTAGGTCTGGCTGAGGTGGCTAAAGCAGTTCACTTGGCGGTAGGAAGGGCTATTCCGCACAGACTGGTTAGAAGGCACCATCTTGGCGAAGCCAAAGTCCGATATCTTCACATTCTCCCGCTTGTCCAGCAGCAGGTTCTCCAACTTTAAGTCCCTACCAGCAGCAGAAAGGCTGGGGGTCAGGAGAGGGCTTAGTATTAGACTGGGAGCTGAAGGGCCAGGGGTCAGAGGCCAGAGATGAGGAAAGGCAAAGGGAGAGAGATGCCATTATGAGGACAcagggcagagaggaaggaaagccAGGGAGTTGTGAGCAGAACCCAAAGGGGAGAGGATGGTAGCTGAGGACTACTGGGAGCTTACCATCACTTTTCATAAAGGTCTCTGCTCACAGTGGGCACTGAATATATGTTCCTGACCAGACGATTAAAGTGGACGAATGGGCCTAGATACTGAGGAGGGAGATCAAGGAGGGGAGGGTGAGGGAAAGAGGGCAGAAAGTAGGAGATGTGCATAAAACCCCCTAGAGCCCAAAGGCCCCAGTCTGAGTGGCAGCGCCCTCACCGGTGCACGATGCCTTTGCTGTGCAGATAGGCGATGCCCAGGGTCAGCTGGGAGAACCACTTTCCAGCAAGGGGCTCAGAGCAGGCCCCGTAGCGCTGGATCCACTCAAGAACGTCACCACCCTGAGCCAGCTCCAGGATGATGTAGACCCGGGATGTGGTCTCGATGGCCTGATAGAAGTTGATGAGATGCTTGTGCCGCAGGACCTTCATCACCTGGCTCCAGAAGAGGGACCCATCAGACCCAGGCAGGGAGCTGTGCTCCAgccctcctctccctctgctGCCTTTTTAGAACTCTGCAACAGGATCAAACCCCAGAGGGCTGGTGGCCTATGGACAAACACTACGTTTTGTACTTTTACTTTTGGAGGGTCTGAAGGTGAGGTGGAAAGAAACTTAAATTTTCCTAGCTGCCTATCGAGTCATTCAGTTGTGGTTTAGTGGCTTCTGGCTCCACCCGCTCCTAACTGGACCCCCTTTGAGAACCATTAAGTAGCTTGGTATCAGTTCCCTCTTCTAGACCCCTTTCCAACCTGTATCTCACGGGGCAGGAACTTGTTAAGATAGTCCTCAGAGGCCTTCTTCTTCGAGATGATCTTGACGGCCACCATGACCTTCTGCTTTGTGTAGTAAGCCTCATACACTGTCCCGTAGGAGCCATTGCCAATGACTTTGCCCACTTCGTAACCATACTCCTCCATGACAGAGCGGTAGGCTGAGGTGGCTGGTGCTTCCACGTCTCCCTTCCCCATGGTGTTGGGCTTGCTGAGTGCAGGGAGCTTTGCTACTTAAAAGCCTCCTGTCTGCCTAGAAAGCCAACACCTTAAGCTGCTGTAGGCTAGGGTACCAAAGTGAAGTTAAAAGTCTCCAAAAGCTTGCCTGTGTAGTCACACAAGTCTGGGATGCTGGGCTCAGCTCTCCACTAGGAACGTGgaggggaaagaagggagaagcagTTCTTTTTGTCTACACTGGCTGTTGTTACTTCTTTCTCCTCTTGGTTACGGAACTCCCCAAGGTCCCATGTTCTGCACACATCATAATTCACCTTCTATCCACCACTGGCCACAAGGCTTGAGAGGAAATGCAGTTTCCTGCTGGAAAGGTCCCTTTGTAATCTGATGAGACTCATTCCATGGATCTGGTCCTTTCAACCAGtcatgtttattgagtacctgctatgtgccagacagTGTGTGGCATCCTGGAAGAAAATTACCAGTAAGACCAATAGAGACCCTATGCTACTAGTGCTTATAATCCAGCATGAGAAACACCTGAGTATGAGAATATTACAGAGAATGGTAAGGTGTTGTAGAAGCATGTTCTAAAGGatctaaaatattctttttgtgggggtggctttttttttttaaaaagagtgagcTGGACTCACTTGGGTAGTTCATCTGGTGACATCATCTCAGCTAGGCTGGTTTGTTTCtgcataagtgaagtgaaagttgctcagtcataccctactctttgcgaccccatggactatacagtccatggaattctccaggccaggatactggagtgggtagcctttcccttctccaggggatattcccaacccagggattgaacccaggtctcctgcattgcagacggattctttaccagctgagccacaagggaagcccaacaatactggagtgggtagactatcccttctccagggatctcccagacccaggaatcaaactggggtctcctgcattgcaggcagattcttcaccaactgagctatgcatATCATGTCATTATTCAGTAGACTAGCCCAAGTTGCCTTACATAGTTTGCACTAAattccaagtgaaaaaaaaaaaatcagaagctgCATGATCAATTGAGACATAGGCTCCAAAATCAAAAAACATCACTTCCATACCTTTATATGAATAAAGATAGTTACAAGGATCACTCAGATgtatggggtggggatggagatgCCTCTTAACCTTGAAATGCACCCTTATCTTGCCTTCCATGACCCTGGACTCTAGTTTTCCTTACATCCTGCCAGCCATTCCCCAGGTTCCACAGGAGCCTCTCCCACCATCCATCCCTGTAACAGAACcttatttctgttatttctcCCTCTATTCCTAATAGAAATAAGGTTCTGTTACAAGCCTTATTTCCTCTGACCTTTACATCCTTCCTAAGGATCTCATCAAGACCCACTTCTTCACTGATGACTCCAGCAAGCCTTCTGCTCCTCATCCCTTAGTGTGTTCACCCTGAAGTCCAGGGAACAAATCTGCTTTTGTTCCCGCAACAATTCAGTGCCTCCCCATTCTCCTTAGGATCAAGTCGAAATTCTTTTATGTGACTTCAAATTTGACCCCACTTACCTCTCTAATTTTCTGTTGTAATATACATGCAATGCTCCAGCCAAACAACTGCTTTTCCTTCATTGTTCCCTCTGTTCTGGCAGACTTGACTCTCTTCAGGGCTTAGCTGATGTGCTGTTTTAAGGAAGCCTTTACTGACTGCTCAGGTCCAAATCAGATGTCCCTCCCTCCTGAGTGCTCGCACAGCTCCAGTACTTTCTCTAATGTAGTGTCTTGTTTTTCTTGCTTGCATCTCCCGCTAGGCTGTAAGGAAGGTCAATTGACGAGGGAAGGGGTATGAAGTCAAAAGATCTGAGAAGAAGGGCTTGTGGAGAATGGGAGAGAGCTGACTGGGAAAATGAACAACGGGCAGCACTGAGGGTCCAACTGAGATTGGAAAACCCAGCTTAGGGACACACAATCTTAACACAGTATAGTGTTAAGATTTTTTTAGCATCCTGATGTTGGTGCTTGAACATTAACAGACAAATTGACCCAAGATTAAGATTTCACTTGGCAGCTGCAGTGAAAGGATAATGGGAGAGAGGCATCGAGAACTCATGTAAGAATGTGGCTAAAGACCTTAGCTGCATGGGTTAGGAAGACAAGTGAGAAAAAGGCcaaagggcagggggaggggttgCAGGTCTCTGAAAATGAAACGAGTCtggtgggaaagacagaggaagagatgttaTCTGGATTTAAgatggtggggggggtggggatggcACACAAGTAATAACAAGGGAAGAATCAAATTTCTTTTATCTTCCATCCTCCAAAACAAAACTTTCAACAGATTATGCCATAGGCTACTGGTAAATTCTCATTGACAGTCCTGCTGGCAGGGTGACTGAAAGTCCTGTTGGAATCAGATCTACATCCTCAGTCTATCAAAATGAGCAGCTGTCCAGGACACATCATGGTAAGGAGGCTCACCCGGCCCCGCCTGTCTTCTGCTCCCCTGGATAGGCAGCTTGGTGGCACCTCTGTTCTCATCATGTACAGCAGGTAAATCAGTTCGTGCAAGGATTGTGTATTAagctgcctcagttcagttcagtcgtgtctgactctttgtgaccccatggaccgcagcacaccaggcctccctgtccatcaccaactcccagagcttgctcaaactcatgtccattgagtcagtgatgccatccaaacatctcatcctctatcggccccttctcctcctgccttccatctttcccagcatcagggtcttttctaatgagtcagctcttcacatc
The Cervus canadensis isolate Bull #8, Minnesota chromosome 6, ASM1932006v1, whole genome shotgun sequence genome window above contains:
- the TSSK4 gene encoding testis-specific serine/threonine-protein kinase 4 isoform X3, encoding MGKGDVEAPATSAYRSVMEEYGYEVGKVIGNGSYGTVYEAYYTKQKVMVAVKIISKKKASEDYLNKFLPREIQVMKVLRHKHLINFYQAIETTSRVYIILELAQGGDVLEWIQRYGACSEPLAGKWFSQLTLGIAYLHSKGIVHRLSAAGRDLKLENLLLDKRENVKISDFGFAKMVPSNQSVRNSPSYRQVNCFSHLSQTYCGSFAYACPEILLGLPYNPFLSDTWSMGVILYTLVVARLPFDDTNLKKLLKETQKEVTFPPNYAISQECKVLAPLGGLKPWVPHREGIPNLDLRILGKAPCHQGHLTPTLYPRMAGRA
- the TSSK4 gene encoding testis-specific serine/threonine-protein kinase 4 isoform X5 codes for the protein MGKGDVEAPATSAYRSVMEEYGYEVGKVIGNGSYGTVYEAYYTKQKVMVAVKIISKKKASEDYLNKFLPREIQVMKVLRHKHLINFYQAIETTSRVYIILELAQGGDVLEWIQRYGACSEPLAGKWFSQLTLGIAYLHSKGIVHRDLKLENLLLDKRENVKISDFGFAKMVPSNQSVRNSPSYRQVNCFSHLSQTYCGSFAYACPEILLGLPYNPFLSDTWSMGVILYTLVVARLPFDDTNLKKLLKETQKEVTFPPNYAISQECKVRLLIACVAQ
- the TSSK4 gene encoding testis-specific serine/threonine-protein kinase 4 isoform X1, translated to MGKGDVEAPATSAYRSVMEEYGYEVGKVIGNGSYGTVYEAYYTKQKVMVAVKIISKKKASEDYLNKFLPREIQVMKVLRHKHLINFYQAIETTSRVYIILELAQGGDVLEWIQRYGACSEPLAGKWFSQLTLGIAYLHSKGIVHRLSAAGRDLKLENLLLDKRENVKISDFGFAKMVPSNQSVRNSPSYRQVNCFSHLSQTYCGSFAYACPEILLGLPYNPFLSDTWSMGVILYTLVVARLPFDDTNLKKLLKETQKEVTFPPNYAISQECKNLILQTLRQANKRATILDIIKDPWVLKFQPEQPTHEIRLLEAMCQPPSTTNRHQSLEIST
- the TSSK4 gene encoding testis-specific serine/threonine-protein kinase 4 isoform X4, whose amino-acid sequence is MGKGDVEAPATSAYRSVMEEYGYEVGKVIGNGSYGTVYEAYYTKQKVMVAVKIISKKKASEDYLNKFLPREIQVMKVLRHKHLINFYQAIETTSRVYIILELAQGGDVLEWIQRYGACSEPLAGKWFSQLTLGIAYLHSKGIVHRLSAAGRDLKLENLLLDKRENVKISDFGFAKMVPSNQSVRNSPSYRQVNCFSHLSQTYCGSFAYACPEILLGLPYNPFLSDTWSMGVILYTLVVARLPFDDTNLKKLLKETQKEVTFPPNYAISQECKVRLLIACVAQ
- the TSSK4 gene encoding testis-specific serine/threonine-protein kinase 4 isoform X2, producing MGKGDVEAPATSAYRSVMEEYGYEVGKVIGNGSYGTVYEAYYTKQKVMVAVKIISKKKASEDYLNKFLPREIQVMKVLRHKHLINFYQAIETTSRVYIILELAQGGDVLEWIQRYGACSEPLAGKWFSQLTLGIAYLHSKGIVHRDLKLENLLLDKRENVKISDFGFAKMVPSNQSVRNSPSYRQVNCFSHLSQTYCGSFAYACPEILLGLPYNPFLSDTWSMGVILYTLVVARLPFDDTNLKKLLKETQKEVTFPPNYAISQECKNLILQTLRQANKRATILDIIKDPWVLKFQPEQPTHEIRLLEAMCQPPSTTNRHQSLEIST